One segment of Bacteroidota bacterium DNA contains the following:
- a CDS encoding acylphosphatase: MSDSPLQRQRITINGIVQGVGFRPFVYRLATNSELAGFVTNDTAGVTIEIEGPRDSITQFRKHLTESPPPLAKIDRCDTVDMEPSGEIGFTITASRAAAVAATLIPPDSAVCDDCVRELFDPGDRRYRYPFINCT; the protein is encoded by the coding sequence ATGTCAGACTCACCGCTACAACGACAGCGTATAACGATCAACGGTATCGTGCAGGGGGTCGGCTTTCGGCCGTTCGTTTACCGCCTCGCAACCAACTCCGAGCTGGCCGGATTTGTCACCAACGACACGGCCGGCGTGACGATTGAAATAGAGGGGCCGCGTGACTCAATCACTCAGTTTCGCAAGCACCTGACCGAATCTCCCCCGCCACTGGCCAAAATAGATCGGTGTGATACGGTCGACATGGAGCCATCGGGCGAAATCGGCTTTACCATTACAGCCAGCCGCGCCGCCGCCGTGGCCGCCACGCTGATCCCGCCCGACAGCGCCGTTTGCGACGATTGCGTTCGCGAGCTGTTCGATCCCGGTGACCGCCGCTACCGCTACCCCTTTATCAATTGCACCAA